In Humulus lupulus chromosome 7, drHumLupu1.1, whole genome shotgun sequence, the following are encoded in one genomic region:
- the LOC133789112 gene encoding uncharacterized protein LOC133789112: protein MALRFEILGRFNRARAANLTLPHHVCQTPLFMPVGTQGTIKGLATNQLEDIGCQIILGNTYHLALRPTSELIDELGGLHKFMNWPRALLTDSGGFQMVSLLHLADITEKGVTFQSPVDGKPMLLTPEESIQIQNRIGADIIMALDDVVKTTITGPRIEEAMYRTLRWIDRCIAAHKRPKEQNLFGIVQGGLDPVLRDICVRGLVDRNLPGYAIGGLAGGEDKDSFWRVVAQCTAALPEDKPRYVMGVGYPLDIVVCSALGADMYDCVYPTRTARFGTALIPEGVLKLKNKAMADDTRPIDPTCDCMVCKNYSRAYIHCLVTVDAMGSQLVSYHNLYYMMKLSRDLHSSIIQGKFPEFVCKFLQTMFPKGDVPEWVCNAMEVAGIDIASCCVPIVSSH from the exons ATGGCTCTTCGTTTCGAG ATATTAGGGAGGTTTAATCGTGCTCGTGCCGCAAACCTAACACTCCCTCATCATGTGTGTCAGACACCTCTTTTCATGCCTGTGGGAACACAAG GGACTATAAAAGGTTTGGCAACTAATCAGCTTGAGGACATTGGTTGCCAGATAATACTAGGGAATACATATCATTTGGCACTTCGCCCTACTTCTGAGCTCATTGATGAACTGGGAGGTCTCCATAAATTTATGAACTGGCCGAGAGCATTGCTTACTGACTCTGGTGGCTTTCAAATG GTATCATTATTGCATTTAGCTGACATCACCGAGAAGGGTGTAACATTTCAG TCCCCAGTTGATGGAAAGCCAATGCTTCTAACACCGGAGGAATCAATTCAAATTCAA AACAGAATTGGAGCAGATATCATAATGGCTCTTGATGATGTGGTCAAAACTACAATTACTGGTCCAAGAATTGAGGAGGCAATGTATCGCACTCTTCGATGGATAGACAGATGTATAGCCG CTCACAAGAGACCGAAGGAGCAGAACTTATTTGGAATTGTGCAAGGAGGCTTGGATCCTGTTCTTAG GGATATATGTGTAAGAGGCTTGGTGGATCGAAATTTACCTGG CTATGCCATTGGTGGTCTCGCAGGTGGTGAAGATAAAGATTCATTTTGGCGTGTTGTTGCTCAGTGTACTGCTGCATTGCCTGAGGATAAACCAAGATATGTTATG GGTGTTGGTTATCCGCTGGATATTGTAGTTTGCAGTGCCTTAGGTGCTGATATGTATGACTGCGTTTATCCCACTCGTACTGCTCGCTTTGGCACAGCTCTTATACCAGAG GGAGTTCTGAAGCTAAAAAACAAAGCAATGGCTGATGATACTCGGCCCATCGACCCTACATGTGATTGTATG GTTTGTAAAAATTATAGCAGAGCATACATTCATTGCCTTGTGACAGTAGATGCAATGGGATCTCAACTAGTGTCATATCATAATCTGTATTACATGATGAAG CTCAGCAGAGACTTACACTCCTCAATTATTCAGGGAAAATTTCCTGA GTTTGTTTGCAAGTTTCTGCAGACAATG TTCCCCAAGGGTGATGTTCCTGAATGGGTCTGCAATGCCATGGAGGTAGCTGGAATTGATATCGCATCATGCTGTGTTCCCATTGTTTCATCGCATTAG